The window CGCCGACGGGCACTACCGGCCCGGGGTCGTCCAGCCCTGGGTGGCGGCGGCGACCGACCCCGCGCGCGTCGGTACGACGCTCGAGGCGCACCCCGCAGCATCCGGCAACATCGTGGCGTGGTCGAAGGTCAGCCGCACCGACTTCTGGCATCGCACCGCACTCCGCTTCCCGGAGGGCCGCCTGTACGAAGACCAGGTCGTCGCGCAGCTGATGTACACCCGGGCCCGCGCCTTCGACGTCGTGCCCGACGTGGTCGTGCACTGGCGTCAGCGCGCCGACGGGTCGTCGATCACGCAGCGCACGGCCCGCCTCGACGTGCTGACCGACTACCTCGAGGCGCTGCGGGCCGGCATCGGCATCCTGGATGCCGCGGGGCACACCTCCGCCGTCGCGGAGCGCGTGCGCCTCGTGCGTGCGATGGACCTCCCCCCGCTGCTCGAGATCGCCCGCAGCCACCCCGACGACGCCTACCGCCGTGCGGTGGAGGAGTTCGAGCGCGACCTCGCCGCGCTCTGACAGGACTCGATCGGGGCCTTCCTGCGCGATGTAAGCCCTGGTCGCGGCACCTCGGCGATCCCCCTGCCGCCGGAGATGGCACGGCAGTCCGACCTCCACGTCAGCGTTCCCCGCGGAGCACGCGCGCCACGCGGCTCCGGCAGGATCGGCCACCGCGACAGGGACCAGTGGCGCAGAGACATCGCGCTGCGCCGTCACCTGGAGGCGCTGGGATGGACCGTGCTGCAGGTTACCCAGCGGGATCTTCAGGACCCCACCGGGTTCCTGTCCGACCTGTCCGCCGCCCTCTCGCGCTGAGGTGCCGCAACTCGGGGTCACCCTGCCGGGTAAGGCCCCGAGTTGCGGCACCTCACGCGCTCAGCCGAGCGCCGTGAGGGTCAGCGTGCCGCGGTAGGTGCCGTCGGCGATCTCGACCGGCAGCTTGAACAGCAGGTCGGCGCCCAGCCGCGCCGAACCCGCTGCGTGCCCGGCGTCGGCCGAGCCGAGCGTGGCCGAGACGCCCAGTCCGGTACCGCCGTCGAGCGCGGGCGCCACGGCCGTCCCCGCACGCGCACCGGCGCCGGACTCCACGATCTTCGGGGTCCAGCCGAGGTGCTCGGCTCCGAACGTGCCGGCGGTGCCGGCGAAGTCGGTCACCTGACCCGACAGCGACCATGCTCCAGCCGAGCGACGGGTATCGGTCACGCGGATCGGATGGATCTCACCTGTCGCCTGGAAGTACCCCGGGCCCTGCACGGCCTCGCCCAGATCGACGGGGTCGTTCGATCCGTCGATGCTCCAGACGAACTCGCCCTCCGCGATCTGCGGCACCGCGACCTGCACCTGCTGGGAGGCCTGCAGAGGGCCGGAAGCAACCGCTTCGTCCACCGCTCGGAGCACAGGGCGCCCCTTGTCGGCGTCGAACGCCCACACCTGTGAGAAGTCCCATCCGATGGCCTCGTACGTCGAGGCGGAGGCCAGCTCCTCCGCGGTGCGGTCGGCGCCGTTGCGGTTCCCCGCGGTGCCGCCGGTCACGGCAGCACCGTTGACACGGGCCGTCGCGAGCGACAGGTTGTCGCTGTAGGTGGGTACGCCGTTCTCGCGAGCGACGATGCGGGCCCGCGGAGCGTTGGCCGTAGTGACCTCTCCGCTGACGACGACGTTGCCGCGCACCTGCGTGCCCGAGTAGCCGTAGCCGCTGAGGATGCCGCCGTTCTGCACCTCGGCGCGCACGTCGGCGCCGACGACGTAGTTCTTCGTCAGCACGCCCGTGGCGGAGTTCCAGGCGACCAGGCCGCCGGTCTCCCAGTTCGACACGACCTTCGCGTCGACGGTGTAGCTCGAGCGCACCTCGCCGGTGTTCTCGGCGGCGATCGGCGCGGTACGCCACCCGCCCGTGACCTCGGCACCGCGGACGAAGACCTCGTCGATCAAGCCGGCGTTGGCGACCGCGACAACGGCGACGCGTGTCGTCTGCACGTAGGGCGCCGGCACCGTCGAGACCGGATCGACGAAGCCCAGCCGGCGGATCACGCCCGAGTTGTTGAGGATGAACGCCTTCGACGCGCTGCCCTCGACCTCGAGCCCGACGATCTTGTGCCCGTTGCCCTCGATCGTGCCGAGGAAGGACGGCACCGGGGTCCAGGGCTTCGTCAGGGTGATGTCGGCGGTGAGGGTGAAGGTGGCCATCGGATGCTGCGCGATGAGCGCGAGGTCGGCCTCGTCGTCGATCGTGTAACCGTTGGTCCCGCCCTCGCCGAGCGGGTTGTCGATCGCCTGGGTCGTGATGCGGGCGAGGAAGCCTCCGCCGTTGCGTACCGCTGCGGTGAGCGTCGAGGCGCTGTCGACCTGCGACACCGTGCGGCTCATCGCGGCGGACGCACTCTTGTCGGCGTAGACGTCGGCGTTGTACCTCGTGCCCGCGGGAAGGAAGTCGAGCGGGATCGAGATCTGGCCGGCAGCGTCCGCCCCCGCCGTCACGGCGATCCAGAACTCCCCGTCCGAGGTCTCACGCACGACCGCGGTGGTGGCACCGATCGCGCTCTGCGGCAGCATCCGGCTCTGCTTCCATGTCGTGGGCAGGTTCGCGATGACATCGCCGACCAGGTCGTGGTACTGCCCGCCGGGGGCGAGGTGGTCGGGGCGCTCGGAGAGCTGCAGGTACGGCATCGAGTAGACGACCGTCGACGCGAGCTGGTGCGCCCAGGTGACGTTGCCGCCCGATCCCGACAGCAGGAAGGGCGTGTAGTCGGCGGTACCGGCGACCAGGCGCGTGAACGGCGCCAAGGTCTGCTGGTTCGCGCTGTAGCCCGACTGGAGGCCCTTGATCGCTTCGCGTCCGAGCTCGTTCGGGTAGGTGCGGTTCAGACCGGTCGGCTCGAGCGGGTTGTGGTAGATCACCATGAGCTGGCGGGCCGCGGAGTCGCGGGCGAAGTCGCGGAAGAAGTTGACCTTGGTCTCGGTCTCCTCGTTCGTGTGGTCGACCTTGGTGCCGGCGATCCCCGTCGCGCGCACGAGGTCGAGATAGGCCTCGCGCAGGTCGGGGTTCTGCAGGCTGACCTGCGGGTAGGGGCTCGCCGAGTCGTACACGACGCCGCCGGTGAACGTGCTGTCGACGCCCGCTGCCTTGTCGTAATCGGTCCAGAGCCACACCGACACAGGGAACTCCTTCGCCCTCCCGCGCTCGACGAGGGCCGCGATGTTCGCGAAGCGCTGTGCCGTGGTCGAGCCCCACGAGGAGTGCGTGAGGTTGCCCTCGATGAGGATGCCGGGGATCCGGGCCTCGGATGCCGCGTCCAGGAGCGCCCGCATTCCGGCGACGCTCTGGTCGTTGGTCGTCAGTGTCGACCAGGCGTTCGTGCCCGGCTCGATCCAGCTCGTGTCGCCGCCCGGGAACACGGTCGTGTCGATCGGGGGGTTCACGGCGGTCACGATGTCGGAGTTGGTGAAGTCGGTCAGGTTGTCGGCGATCGTGATGACACGGAACGGCGAGTGCGGGCTCTCGGCCTTGACGGTGAACGTGCCCTGCCCGTTGTCGGTCGCCCAGTAGTAGGTCGAGATGACGCCGCCCCGGGTGGTCTTCAACGCGATCGCGGGCCAGTCGAGGATGTTCGCCTCGGTGATGTTCGCGAAGTGCCCGTCGGGGGTCTCCACCGTGGGCAGCACCGTGATGTCGCGGTCGCCCGCGGCGTCGAAGCTCGACCGGGAGAAGCTGTTCTGCAGGTCGTCGATCGTGCTCGCCGTCACCGCCTGGTAGGTCAGGGTCGACGCCGGGTCGAACGAGAACGCGGTGTCTTCGCGCGAGACGACCGTACCGACCAGCGACGGGTCGAGCACGTAGCGGACGGCCACGCCGGTGTCGAACGCGCGCACCTCGACGGAGACGAGCGACCCGTCGCCCTTCCGCAGCGGGATCACGCTGGTGTTCCGGTGGTCGCGGCCGGTGTCGTTCAGGCCCATCAACGGGTACGACTCATCGGTCGTCGAGGTGGTGGCGGTGCCCAGAGAGACCCCCTGACCCCAGTCGACACCGTCGACGACGAGGCCGAGGGCGGAGTCGCGGACGATCGTGCGACCGTCTTGCGTGACGGAGTAGGTGAGGTCTCCCGCGGCGTCGGTGCGCAGGGTCGCCACGGTCGCGCCGTCCGGGCTGGTCACGGCGGACGACGACGTCAGGTCGGTGACCGTCGGGGTCGGGGTCGAAATGGGCGTGGAAGTGGGTGTCGAGACGACGGGGGCCGCCTTCTCGGCGACTGCTCCGAGATGCGGGCGCAGCGTCGCCGCATCCATCCGCCAGATCGACCCGAAGTCCCAGCCGACCGCCTCGAACGTCGACTGCTGGGTCAGCTCGGCAGAGGTCTTCGACAGGCCCTGGCGATCGGCCGCGGTGCCCGTGACGGTGCCGCCCGCCGTGCCCGTGGTCAGACGGATCGAGTCGAGCGCGAGGTTGTCGGCATAGGTCGCGCCGCGGCTTCCGACACTGGTGTTGTTCTGACCGTTGATGCGACCGATGTTGTTCGCGGACTGACCCGACCCCTGGGTGACCGAACCGTCGAGGGCGACCGCACCGCGGATCGTGGCCGTGCTGTAGCTGTACCCGGCGATCATGCCGATGTTGCGCGTGGCGGTGGAGACCGTGCCGCTGACGTAGACGTTCATGATCTTCTCGGCGCCGGCATTGTCGTTGCGTGCGGTGATGCCGCCCGCCTCCCAGCCCGAGACGACCGACCCGCGGAAGTAGCTGTTCTGGATGATGCCGCCACCCATGTTGTCGGCGACGAGGCCGCCGGTGCGCCACCCGCCGTCCACCGAACCGAGCGCGTAGACCTGGTCGATGAGCCCGTAGTTGTGAGCGGCGACCGTCGCCTTCTTCGTGGCGGTCGTCTGCGACTCGGCCGCGCTGGTTCCCGTGATCGAGACCTGGCTGAAGCCGATCCGTTCGACCGTGCCGCGCTGCGCGTTGATGAGAGCCGCGGTCTTGTTGACGCCGTTGGACGCCTGGTAAGCCGCCGACGTCGAGTAGTCGATCGAGAGTCCGAAGACCGTGTGCCCGGCACCGTCGAGCACGCCGGCGAAGCTGTTGATCATCGGAACCGGAGCGGAGAGCGCGATGTCGGCGCCGAGCTCGTAGTGCGCGGCGGCGGCGGCTGTTCCGGCCGTGTCGGCGTTGACGTTCTGGATGAAGGTCGAGAACTCTGCCGCGTCGTCGATGACATAGGGGGCCTCGGCGGTTCCGGAGCCCTCGAGAGCGGATGCGGCGCCCCCGGCGAACGTCGCGACGAGTACGCCGGCGGCGACCACCGCAGCGGTGACACCTCCGCCGAGGAGGAGAGGAAGCCGGCGCTTCGGGGCGGCGAACAGAAGAGGCATGGTTCTCCCTGGCTGGCGGGCGTGCGCGCGCGGCGCGTCCGCGGGGACGATGGGTTCGGGTACCGTCACCGTCCCGCGGCCCGAAGAACGCGGGATGTGCACGACGGTGAACGAGACATCGCGCGCGGACGAACACTCCGCGTGCCCTCTCGCGCTGAGGTGCCGCGACTCGGGATCACCGCGCGGCGTGAGACCCCGATTCGCGGCACCTCACGCGCTCGGCTCAGCCGGCCGTCTGCTCCTCGGTCAGCACGCGGGTGGCTGCCAGCTGCTCGGCTGCGAGGCTGGCGTACAGGCCGCCCGCGGCGAGGAGCTGCGAGTGGGTGCCCGATTCCACGATCCGTCCGTCGTCGACCACGTGGATCACGTCGGCGCCGATCACCGTCGACAGGCGGTGGGCGACGGTGAGCGTCGTGCGACCACGGGCCGCCGCATCCAGCGCCTCTTGAACGATGCGCTCCGAGACGGTGTCGAGCGCGCTCGTGGCCTCGTCGAGGAGGAGCACCGGCGGATCCTTCAGCAGCACGCGCGCGATCGCGATGCGCTGCTTCTCTCCGCCCGACAGCCGGTAGCCGCGCTCCCCGACCACCGTGTCGTACCCCTTCTCGAACCCGGCGATCACGTGGTGGATGTTCGCCGACCGACAGGCGGCCTCGAGCTCGGCATCGGTCGCGTCGGGCCGGGCGTAGCGGAGGTTCTCGCGGATCGTCGAATGGAAGAGGTAGGTCTCCTGCGACACGATCCCGATCTGGTCGATCACCGACTCGGCGCGCAGGTCGCGCACGTCGGCGCCGGCGAACACCACCGCGCCCCCGGTCGCCTCGTACATGCGCGGTGCGAGGTAGAGGATCGTCGTCTTCCCCGCCCCCGACGGGCCTACGAACGCGACGTGGCGCCCGGGCTCGGCCACGAACGATACCCCGTCGAGCGTGGGACGCGCGGACTCCGCGGCGTCGGGGTAGCGGAACTGCACGTCGCGGAACTCGAGCCGCCCCAGCGGCCCCGCGGCCTGCGTCACATCGATCGCGTCGGGCTTGTCGGTGATCGCGGGAACCAGGTCGAGGTACTCGAAGATGCGCGCGAACAACGCCGCCGACGTCTGGAGGTCGAGGGCCACGCGCATGAGTCCCATCAGCGGCATGAGAAGTCGCGCCTGCACGGTGGTGAAGGCGACGATCGTTCCCGCCGTGACCGTCCCGCCGTCGCCACCCGTGACGAGGAACCCCGCCACTAGGTAGATCACGGCGGGCACGCTCGCCATCAGCACCTGCACCACGGCGAAGAATCCCTGGCCGCTCATCGCACGGCGCACCTGCAGACGCACCTGGTTGGTGTTCTCGTTGGCGAACCGCCCCGACTCGGCGCGCTGCCGGTTGAACGACTTCGACAGCAGGATGCCCGAGACGCTGAGCGTCTCCTGCGTGATGGAGGTGAGCTCCGACAGCGACTCCTGGGTCTCGCCCGCGATGCGCGCCCGCACCTGGCCGACCCGGCGCTGCACCAGCACAAGGATCGGCATCATCACCACGGCGATGAGGGTCAGCCGCCAGTCGATGAG is drawn from Microbacterium hatanonis and contains these coding sequences:
- a CDS encoding glycosyltransferase family 2 protein, whose translation is MSTPAVTIVVPGYDVAEYAADALDSLRAQTRRDWTAVLVDDASTDGTGEIFADAAASDPRFRVVTHVHQRGLGAARNAGLDLADTPYLGFLDADDLLTPDALETLLGTLDASGSDFAVGAYVRLRPDADGHYRPGVVQPWVAAATDPARVGTTLEAHPAASGNIVAWSKVSRTDFWHRTALRFPEGRLYEDQVVAQLMYTRARAFDVVPDVVVHWRQRADGSSITQRTARLDVLTDYLEALRAGIGILDAAGHTSAVAERVRLVRAMDLPPLLEIARSHPDDAYRRAVEEFERDLAAL
- a CDS encoding glycoside hydrolase family 97 protein, whose translation is MPLLFAAPKRRLPLLLGGGVTAAVVAAGVLVATFAGGAASALEGSGTAEAPYVIDDAAEFSTFIQNVNADTAGTAAAAAHYELGADIALSAPVPMINSFAGVLDGAGHTVFGLSIDYSTSAAYQASNGVNKTAALINAQRGTVERIGFSQVSITGTSAAESQTTATKKATVAAHNYGLIDQVYALGSVDGGWRTGGLVADNMGGGIIQNSYFRGSVVSGWEAGGITARNDNAGAEKIMNVYVSGTVSTATRNIGMIAGYSYSTATIRGAVALDGSVTQGSGQSANNIGRINGQNNTSVGSRGATYADNLALDSIRLTTGTAGGTVTGTAADRQGLSKTSAELTQQSTFEAVGWDFGSIWRMDAATLRPHLGAVAEKAAPVVSTPTSTPISTPTPTVTDLTSSSAVTSPDGATVATLRTDAAGDLTYSVTQDGRTIVRDSALGLVVDGVDWGQGVSLGTATTSTTDESYPLMGLNDTGRDHRNTSVIPLRKGDGSLVSVEVRAFDTGVAVRYVLDPSLVGTVVSREDTAFSFDPASTLTYQAVTASTIDDLQNSFSRSSFDAAGDRDITVLPTVETPDGHFANITEANILDWPAIALKTTRGGVISTYYWATDNGQGTFTVKAESPHSPFRVITIADNLTDFTNSDIVTAVNPPIDTTVFPGGDTSWIEPGTNAWSTLTTNDQSVAGMRALLDAASEARIPGILIEGNLTHSSWGSTTAQRFANIAALVERGRAKEFPVSVWLWTDYDKAAGVDSTFTGGVVYDSASPYPQVSLQNPDLREAYLDLVRATGIAGTKVDHTNEETETKVNFFRDFARDSAARQLMVIYHNPLEPTGLNRTYPNELGREAIKGLQSGYSANQQTLAPFTRLVAGTADYTPFLLSGSGGNVTWAHQLASTVVYSMPYLQLSERPDHLAPGGQYHDLVGDVIANLPTTWKQSRMLPQSAIGATTAVVRETSDGEFWIAVTAGADAAGQISIPLDFLPAGTRYNADVYADKSASAAMSRTVSQVDSASTLTAAVRNGGGFLARITTQAIDNPLGEGGTNGYTIDDEADLALIAQHPMATFTLTADITLTKPWTPVPSFLGTIEGNGHKIVGLEVEGSASKAFILNNSGVIRRLGFVDPVSTVPAPYVQTTRVAVVAVANAGLIDEVFVRGAEVTGGWRTAPIAAENTGEVRSSYTVDAKVVSNWETGGLVAWNSATGVLTKNYVVGADVRAEVQNGGILSGYGYSGTQVRGNVVVSGEVTTANAPRARIVARENGVPTYSDNLSLATARVNGAAVTGGTAGNRNGADRTAEELASASTYEAIGWDFSQVWAFDADKGRPVLRAVDEAVASGPLQASQQVQVAVPQIAEGEFVWSIDGSNDPVDLGEAVQGPGYFQATGEIHPIRVTDTRRSAGAWSLSGQVTDFAGTAGTFGAEHLGWTPKIVESGAGARAGTAVAPALDGGTGLGVSATLGSADAGHAAGSARLGADLLFKLPVEIADGTYRGTLTLTALG
- a CDS encoding ABC transporter ATP-binding protein; translated protein: MAGGVGFRGVDIEAQRKRNADAPRVANLGRRVVALFRPYRWRIAITALLVVLGAAVAVVPPLLVQRIFDDGLFPVAGGPPDIPVLVRLVVLMIAFFLLSAALGVGQTWLTATVGNAVTGDLRLRLFDHLQAMELGFFTRTKTGVIQSRLQNDVGGVSGVLTNTVTSILGNTVTVVASLVAMVLIDWRLTLIAVVMMPILVLVQRRVGQVRARIAGETQESLSELTSITQETLSVSGILLSKSFNRQRAESGRFANENTNQVRLQVRRAMSGQGFFAVVQVLMASVPAVIYLVAGFLVTGGDGGTVTAGTIVAFTTVQARLLMPLMGLMRVALDLQTSAALFARIFEYLDLVPAITDKPDAIDVTQAAGPLGRLEFRDVQFRYPDAAESARPTLDGVSFVAEPGRHVAFVGPSGAGKTTILYLAPRMYEATGGAVVFAGADVRDLRAESVIDQIGIVSQETYLFHSTIRENLRYARPDATDAELEAACRSANIHHVIAGFEKGYDTVVGERGYRLSGGEKQRIAIARVLLKDPPVLLLDEATSALDTVSERIVQEALDAAARGRTTLTVAHRLSTVIGADVIHVVDDGRIVESGTHSQLLAAGGLYASLAAEQLAATRVLTEEQTAG